Proteins from one Microbacterium proteolyticum genomic window:
- a CDS encoding peptidoglycan D,D-transpeptidase FtsI family protein: MTTTLSRSPRRRTVVALSVVLIVLIAFVVRLVDIQVVNAREHVDESLAMGLQNSRVEYASRGSIVDENGVTLASSVHRYDVQVDPMLAAQGLVSRDDDGTTRVEATWSDLAAKIADILGEDPATVEKVVTDAVAVDPASRYAIIAKDVSTEQYRGLADLGLPFLVFPPKAGRVYPDGAVGGNLLGFVGGDGQALAGLELADDSCLASQDGKVVFQQGRDGVVLPGTEVQTEPAVDGGTLKLTIDRDLQWYMGQLIAEQVQNTGAVRGAITVVEAKTGKVRALAEYPTVDPNDPTATPEDERGSWTFTDPVEPGSTFKALTAAIGLDSGSFAEGTTVTASSSETLRGGARVTDAFAHGANNYTLTGVLIDSSNVGISKFAEMIPAQTRFDYLQKFGIGSTTAIDFPGESAGILHPVGDWGDQTFYNTAFGQGLAVTIPQLVSAYQTIANGGVRVPLSLVESCTAADGTVTDVPSTEGQRVVSADTATKVSQMLENVATQGTLASQVSIPGYRVAIKTGTGEKTDPATGAYKPDAYFTTMIGFAPADDPQYIVSVNLDEPRTVKSSAATAPAFQKALTQVLKNYRVIPSGTTSPELPKFG, from the coding sequence ATGACGACGACGCTTTCCCGCTCTCCGCGACGTCGCACGGTGGTGGCCCTCTCGGTCGTGCTGATCGTGCTCATCGCCTTCGTCGTCCGACTGGTCGACATCCAGGTCGTGAACGCCCGCGAGCACGTGGACGAATCGCTGGCCATGGGCCTGCAGAACTCCCGCGTCGAGTACGCCTCGCGGGGATCCATCGTCGACGAGAACGGCGTCACGCTCGCGTCGAGCGTGCACCGCTACGACGTCCAGGTCGACCCGATGCTCGCCGCTCAGGGGCTCGTCTCCCGTGACGACGACGGCACGACCCGCGTCGAGGCCACATGGTCCGACCTGGCCGCGAAGATCGCCGACATCCTCGGTGAGGATCCCGCCACGGTCGAGAAGGTCGTGACGGATGCCGTGGCCGTCGACCCCGCCTCGCGCTACGCGATCATCGCGAAGGACGTCTCCACCGAGCAGTACCGAGGTCTCGCCGACCTCGGGCTGCCGTTCCTGGTGTTCCCCCCCAAGGCGGGTCGGGTGTACCCCGACGGGGCGGTCGGCGGCAACCTGCTCGGGTTCGTCGGCGGCGACGGACAGGCGCTCGCCGGGCTCGAACTCGCCGACGATTCCTGCCTTGCCTCCCAGGACGGCAAGGTCGTGTTCCAGCAGGGCCGCGACGGCGTCGTGCTGCCCGGAACCGAAGTGCAGACCGAGCCCGCCGTCGACGGCGGAACCCTCAAGCTCACGATCGACCGCGACCTGCAGTGGTACATGGGCCAGCTCATCGCCGAGCAGGTGCAGAACACCGGGGCGGTCCGCGGCGCGATCACCGTCGTCGAGGCCAAGACGGGCAAGGTCCGGGCCCTCGCCGAGTACCCGACCGTCGACCCCAACGACCCGACCGCGACTCCCGAGGACGAGCGCGGCAGCTGGACGTTCACCGATCCCGTCGAGCCGGGCTCGACGTTCAAGGCGCTCACCGCGGCGATCGGACTGGACAGCGGGTCGTTCGCCGAGGGGACCACCGTCACGGCATCCTCGAGCGAGACGCTCCGCGGCGGTGCCCGGGTCACCGACGCCTTCGCGCACGGCGCGAACAACTACACCCTGACGGGCGTGCTCATCGACTCTTCGAACGTCGGCATCTCCAAGTTCGCCGAGATGATCCCCGCCCAGACGCGCTTCGACTACCTGCAGAAGTTCGGCATCGGCTCGACCACGGCGATCGACTTCCCGGGCGAGTCCGCCGGCATCCTGCATCCCGTGGGCGACTGGGGCGACCAGACGTTCTACAACACCGCGTTCGGTCAGGGCCTCGCCGTGACGATCCCGCAGCTCGTCAGCGCCTACCAGACGATCGCGAACGGGGGAGTGCGCGTGCCGCTCTCGCTCGTGGAGAGCTGCACGGCCGCGGACGGCACCGTCACCGACGTGCCCTCGACCGAGGGCCAGCGCGTCGTGTCGGCCGACACCGCCACGAAGGTGTCGCAGATGCTCGAGAACGTCGCGACGCAGGGCACCCTCGCCTCGCAGGTGAGCATCCCCGGGTACCGCGTCGCGATCAAGACCGGTACCGGTGAGAAGACCGACCCCGCCACCGGTGCCTACAAGCCCGACGCCTACTTCACCACCATGATCGGCTTCGCGCCCGCCGACGACCCGCAGTACATCGTCTCGGTCAACCTCGACGAACCGCGGACGGTAAAGTCGTCTGCGGCCACGGCCCCCGCCTTCCAGAAGGCACTCACCCAGGTGCTCAAGAACTACCGGGTGATCCCGTCCGGAACCACTTCCCCCGAACTGCCCAAGTTCGGCTGA
- a CDS encoding UDP-N-acetylmuramoyl-tripeptide--D-alanyl-D-alanine ligase, with amino-acid sequence MISTSLSHIASVLGGRLVLRGDDTPETTVSGLIDTDSRLIEPGGIFVAKPGETTDGHLFVPAAIERGAVLALVERELDQPVSQVVVPDVVEALGELARDVVARVRATGNLRIVGITGSNGKTTTKNLLARILEDEGSTVAPRASFNNEVGAPLTMLRVTDDTRFLVSEFGASAPGAIARLAGLVTPDIGVVLMVGMAHAGGFGGIESTFHAKSELVRATREGGLAVLNADDPRVAAMEPLARERGQEVRWFGRGERAQVRALDVEVSASGTRAQLVVDGEEHTLELRVLGEHHVMNALAAIAAATALGVTAEEAIARLSTVELAERWRMQPLGSERVRIINDAYNASPDSMSAALRTLAQITGPDERTVAVLGAMSELGEYADEEHDRVGLLAVRLRIQRIVVIGQDARRMYLEAIAQGSWDGEAVFFPDADSAYDYLRNELRDGDRVLVKSSNSAGLRFLGDRLGESFA; translated from the coding sequence ATGATCTCCACCAGCCTCTCCCACATCGCCTCCGTGCTCGGCGGCCGCCTCGTGCTCCGCGGCGACGACACCCCCGAGACCACCGTCAGCGGACTTATCGACACCGATTCGCGGCTCATCGAACCCGGCGGGATCTTCGTCGCCAAGCCCGGCGAGACCACCGACGGCCACCTCTTCGTCCCCGCCGCGATCGAGCGGGGCGCGGTGCTGGCCCTGGTCGAACGCGAGCTCGACCAGCCGGTCAGCCAGGTCGTCGTGCCGGATGTCGTCGAGGCCCTGGGCGAGCTCGCCCGCGACGTCGTCGCGCGCGTGCGCGCCACCGGGAACCTCCGCATCGTCGGCATCACCGGCTCCAACGGCAAGACGACGACGAAGAACCTCCTCGCGCGCATCCTCGAGGACGAGGGCTCCACCGTCGCTCCGCGCGCCTCGTTCAACAACGAGGTCGGCGCGCCGTTGACGATGCTGCGCGTCACCGACGACACGCGCTTCCTCGTGAGCGAGTTCGGTGCGAGCGCTCCGGGCGCCATCGCCCGCCTCGCCGGTCTCGTCACCCCCGATATCGGGGTGGTGCTCATGGTGGGCATGGCGCACGCCGGCGGCTTCGGCGGGATCGAATCGACCTTCCACGCCAAGAGCGAACTCGTGCGCGCGACCCGCGAGGGCGGCCTCGCCGTGCTCAACGCGGATGATCCGCGCGTCGCCGCGATGGAGCCCCTCGCCCGCGAACGCGGCCAGGAGGTGCGCTGGTTCGGTCGGGGCGAGCGGGCTCAGGTGCGCGCCCTCGACGTCGAGGTCTCGGCATCCGGCACGCGCGCTCAGCTGGTCGTCGACGGCGAGGAGCACACCCTCGAGCTGCGGGTACTGGGCGAGCACCACGTCATGAACGCCCTCGCCGCGATCGCCGCCGCCACGGCGCTGGGCGTCACGGCGGAGGAAGCGATCGCGCGCCTGTCGACCGTCGAGCTCGCCGAGCGGTGGCGCATGCAGCCCCTCGGGTCCGAGCGCGTGCGCATCATCAACGACGCCTACAACGCCAGCCCCGACTCGATGTCCGCGGCTCTGCGCACGCTCGCCCAGATCACCGGACCCGATGAGCGCACGGTCGCGGTGCTCGGCGCGATGAGCGAGCTCGGCGAGTACGCCGACGAGGAGCACGACCGCGTCGGGCTGCTGGCGGTGCGCCTGCGCATTCAGCGGATCGTCGTCATCGGCCAGGATGCGCGCCGCATGTACCTCGAGGCGATCGCCCAGGGATCCTGGGACGGCGAGGCCGTCTTCTTCCCGGATGCCGACTCGGCCTACGACTATCTCCGGAACGAGCTCCGCGACGGCGATCGCGTGCTGGTGAAGTCCTCCAACTCCGCCGGGCTCCGGTTCCTCGGCGACCGTCTGGGAGAATCGTTCGCGTGA
- the mraY gene encoding phospho-N-acetylmuramoyl-pentapeptide-transferase, with protein MRSLLTSAGISLAFTLFLTPVFLRGFRKWGWGQVIRTPENVHNPSHGAKRGTPTMGGTIFILGTIIGYLIGAYAGNNPPTVSGLLVLWLMLGFGVVGFIDDYMKVRFQNSLGLSGWRKIAGQVIVTVPFAIVALNFPNAFGQTPASQYVSIFRDIQVLSLFALGPIVGWLLYLAWISLIGTATSNSVNVADGLDGLAAGSGIFVVGAYSLMAFWQNKQMCADVLEPAVQAGCYAVRDPFDLAIVSASFVGALVGFLWWNAPKARVFMGDCGSMAIGGVIAAMAILTRTELLLVLIAGVYVIASGSVILQRIYFKITRGKRLFLMSPLHHHLEMRGWPEVTIVVRMWIIAGLLAVSGVGFFYVEWLARV; from the coding sequence GTGAGATCACTTCTGACATCGGCGGGGATCTCTCTGGCCTTCACGCTCTTCCTCACTCCGGTGTTCCTGCGGGGCTTCCGGAAGTGGGGCTGGGGACAGGTCATCCGCACGCCCGAGAACGTGCACAACCCCTCGCACGGGGCCAAGCGTGGAACGCCCACGATGGGCGGCACGATCTTCATCCTCGGCACCATCATCGGCTACCTCATCGGGGCGTACGCGGGCAACAACCCGCCGACCGTGTCGGGCCTGCTGGTGCTGTGGCTCATGCTGGGCTTCGGAGTCGTCGGATTCATCGACGACTACATGAAGGTCCGGTTCCAGAACAGCCTGGGGCTCTCGGGGTGGCGCAAGATCGCCGGGCAGGTCATCGTCACCGTCCCGTTCGCGATCGTCGCCCTCAACTTCCCCAACGCCTTCGGGCAGACGCCCGCGTCGCAGTACGTCTCGATCTTCCGTGACATCCAGGTGCTCTCGCTCTTCGCGCTGGGTCCGATCGTCGGATGGCTGCTGTACCTGGCGTGGATCTCGCTCATCGGCACCGCGACATCCAATTCGGTCAACGTCGCCGACGGACTCGACGGCCTCGCCGCCGGCTCGGGCATCTTCGTCGTGGGCGCCTACAGCCTCATGGCCTTCTGGCAGAACAAGCAGATGTGCGCCGATGTGCTCGAACCCGCCGTCCAGGCCGGATGCTATGCCGTCCGCGACCCGTTCGACCTCGCGATCGTCTCGGCCTCGTTCGTCGGCGCGCTCGTCGGGTTCCTATGGTGGAACGCTCCCAAGGCGAGGGTCTTCATGGGCGACTGCGGCTCGATGGCGATCGGCGGCGTGATCGCCGCGATGGCGATCCTCACCCGCACCGAACTGCTGCTCGTCCTCATCGCCGGTGTGTACGTGATCGCCTCCGGATCGGTGATCCTCCAGCGCATCTACTTCAAGATCACGCGCGGGAAGCGGCTCTTCCTCATGAGTCCGCTGCACCACCACCTCGAGATGCGCGGGTGGCCCGAGGTGACGATCGTCGTGCGCATGTGGATCATCGCGGGCCTGCTGGCCGTGTCGGGCGTCGGCTTCTTCTACGTCGAATGGCTGGCCCGGGTATGA
- the murD gene encoding UDP-N-acetylmuramoyl-L-alanine--D-glutamate ligase, giving the protein MSAERVASLHSWYAEWRGLKVAVLGLSVTGFSAADTLAELGADVLVVTERADPEYARLLPVIGAELHVGPLDTVPDALAGFAPDVVLASPGFPPSHPLIVWAQESGIPVWGDVELAWRVRDKVVRPDGRPADWVLITGTNGKTTTTRLTAEMLVAGGLRAVPVGNIGTPVLDAIRDPAGFDVLVVELSSHQLWYLNLQSGPEALSPHAAVCLNLADDHLEWHGSFAAYRDAKAGVYARTRVACVYNKADVATREMVEEAEVVEGARAIGFDLGVPGPSDLGVVDGILVDRAFLEERATSALELTTVADLAEQGLSAPHVVSNILAASALARSLGVAPADIHDALDRFRLDPHRIQVVAAHRGVTWVDDSKATNPHAAGSSLAAYPGAVWVVGGLLKGVDVADLVRARGAGTRAAIVIGTERGEIVAAFERHAPAVPLFEVDHTETEDVMARVVELAADVARDGDTVLLAPAAASFDQFASYSDRGERFARAVREWIAGQDEGSART; this is encoded by the coding sequence ATGAGCGCCGAGCGGGTGGCATCCCTGCACAGCTGGTACGCCGAGTGGCGGGGCCTGAAGGTCGCCGTGCTGGGCCTGTCGGTGACCGGTTTCTCCGCCGCCGACACGCTCGCGGAGCTCGGCGCTGACGTTCTCGTCGTCACCGAGAGGGCCGACCCGGAGTACGCGCGCCTGCTGCCCGTCATCGGTGCGGAACTGCACGTGGGTCCGCTGGACACCGTGCCGGACGCGCTCGCGGGCTTCGCTCCCGACGTCGTCCTCGCCTCGCCCGGCTTCCCCCCGTCGCACCCGCTCATCGTCTGGGCGCAGGAGAGCGGCATCCCTGTGTGGGGCGACGTCGAGCTGGCGTGGCGCGTGCGCGACAAGGTCGTGCGGCCCGACGGGCGTCCGGCGGACTGGGTCCTGATCACGGGGACCAACGGCAAGACCACGACCACGCGGTTGACGGCCGAGATGCTCGTCGCCGGTGGGCTGCGGGCGGTCCCGGTCGGCAACATCGGCACGCCCGTGCTCGACGCGATCCGCGACCCCGCGGGGTTCGACGTGCTCGTCGTGGAGCTCTCGAGCCATCAGCTCTGGTACCTCAACCTCCAGTCCGGGCCCGAGGCGCTGTCGCCGCACGCCGCGGTCTGCCTCAACCTCGCCGACGATCACCTCGAGTGGCACGGCAGCTTCGCGGCGTACCGCGACGCCAAGGCCGGCGTGTACGCCCGCACGCGCGTCGCCTGCGTCTACAACAAGGCCGACGTCGCCACCCGCGAGATGGTCGAAGAGGCCGAGGTCGTGGAAGGGGCGCGAGCCATCGGGTTCGACCTCGGCGTCCCGGGTCCGAGCGACCTCGGCGTCGTCGACGGCATCCTGGTCGACCGCGCATTCCTCGAGGAGCGTGCGACCTCGGCGCTCGAACTGACGACGGTCGCGGACCTCGCCGAGCAGGGGCTCTCCGCCCCGCACGTCGTGTCGAACATCCTCGCGGCGTCCGCGCTCGCCCGATCCCTGGGGGTGGCTCCCGCCGACATCCACGACGCCCTGGACCGCTTCCGGCTGGACCCCCACCGCATCCAGGTCGTCGCGGCGCATCGCGGTGTCACGTGGGTCGACGACTCCAAGGCGACGAACCCGCACGCCGCGGGGTCGTCGCTCGCGGCGTACCCCGGTGCGGTGTGGGTCGTCGGCGGGCTGCTGAAGGGCGTCGACGTCGCCGACCTCGTGCGGGCGCGCGGGGCGGGTACGCGCGCCGCGATCGTGATCGGCACGGAGCGGGGCGAGATCGTCGCCGCGTTCGAGCGACACGCGCCCGCGGTTCCGCTGTTCGAGGTGGACCACACCGAGACTGAAGACGTCATGGCACGGGTCGTCGAACTGGCGGCCGACGTGGCCCGGGACGGAGACACCGTGCTCCTGGCTCCCGCGGCGGCGTCGTTCGATCAGTTCGCCTCCTACTCCGACCGCGGCGAGCGTTTCGCTCGGGCGGTGCGGGAGTGGATCGCGGGCCAGGACGAGGGATCGGCCCGAACGTAG
- the ftsW gene encoding putative lipid II flippase FtsW, giving the protein MTTTAPPPRQAPEDEPARRGLAARVSLGRAFQPVPSEFLLIASAALLLTGFGLVMVLSATSALDGGQNPFDHVLKQGIFAVVGIPLMFVLSRAPMQFWKRIAWPTLILATMFQLLVYVPGLGIASYGNRNWVQIAGFQFQPAEFLKLALALWMGAVLYRKRRLLTSWKHVFIPVVPVAVLVIGTVLGGKDLGTVMILVLVVLGALFFAGIKLRMFIVPAVLSVVVVLASAFGSENRMARIASLFDPDDASCYYTSCYQSLHGVWGLASGGVLGLGLGNSKEKYDWLPAAANDYIFAIIGEELGLIGCLVVLTLFALFAVGAFHIIRRTDDSFVRIVAGAITLWIVGQALVNIGVVLRIFPVLGVPLPFMSQGGTSLLSVLIACGVLLSCARTLPDRRAMPTPPARTPARRRR; this is encoded by the coding sequence GTGACCACCACCGCACCCCCGCCCCGTCAGGCCCCCGAGGACGAACCCGCCCGCAGGGGACTGGCCGCCCGCGTCTCCCTCGGGAGGGCGTTCCAGCCGGTGCCCAGCGAGTTCCTGCTCATCGCCTCCGCGGCGCTGCTGCTCACCGGATTCGGACTGGTGATGGTGCTGTCCGCGACCTCCGCCCTCGACGGAGGTCAGAACCCTTTCGACCACGTCCTCAAGCAGGGCATCTTCGCCGTCGTCGGCATCCCGCTCATGTTCGTCCTCAGCCGCGCGCCGATGCAGTTCTGGAAACGCATCGCCTGGCCGACGCTGATCCTGGCCACGATGTTCCAGCTGCTGGTGTACGTCCCCGGGCTCGGCATCGCCTCGTACGGAAACCGCAACTGGGTGCAGATCGCCGGGTTCCAGTTCCAGCCGGCCGAGTTCCTCAAGCTGGCCCTGGCGTTGTGGATGGGCGCGGTGCTCTATCGCAAGCGCCGCCTGCTGACCTCGTGGAAGCACGTGTTCATCCCCGTCGTGCCCGTCGCGGTGCTCGTCATCGGCACCGTGCTCGGTGGGAAAGACCTCGGCACCGTGATGATCCTCGTGCTCGTGGTGCTGGGAGCGCTGTTCTTCGCGGGGATCAAGCTGCGCATGTTCATCGTCCCCGCGGTGCTGTCGGTCGTCGTGGTCCTCGCCTCCGCGTTCGGCAGCGAGAACCGCATGGCGCGCATCGCCAGCCTCTTCGACCCGGACGACGCCTCCTGCTACTACACGTCCTGCTACCAGTCGCTCCATGGCGTGTGGGGTCTGGCCAGCGGGGGAGTGCTGGGCCTGGGCCTGGGCAACTCGAAAGAGAAGTACGACTGGCTTCCCGCGGCCGCGAACGACTACATCTTCGCGATCATCGGCGAGGAGCTCGGGCTCATCGGATGCCTCGTCGTGCTGACCCTGTTCGCGTTGTTCGCCGTCGGCGCGTTCCACATCATCCGTCGCACCGACGACTCCTTCGTCCGGATCGTGGCCGGCGCGATCACGCTGTGGATCGTCGGCCAGGCTCTGGTGAACATCGGCGTGGTCCTGCGCATCTTCCCGGTGTTGGGCGTCCCCCTGCCGTTCATGTCGCAGGGCGGTACGTCGCTGCTGTCCGTGCTCATCGCGTGCGGTGTGCTGCTCTCGTGCGCCCGGACGCTGCCCGACCGCCGCGCGATGCCGACGCCCCCGGCGCGGACGCCCGCGCGGCGCCGCCGCTGA
- a CDS encoding UDP-N-acetylglucosamine--N-acetylmuramyl-(pentapeptide) pyrophosphoryl-undecaprenol N-acetylglucosamine transferase — protein sequence MTTTLLAGGGTAGHVNPLLAVADGLRARDPDGEVLVLGTREGLEARLVPLRGYELLFVDKVPFPRRPDRAAAAFPSRFRRAIAQVRRVIRERGVDAVVGFGGYASAPAYVAARWERIPFVVHEANARPGLANVLGARAAAGVGVAFEGTPLRGARVVGMPLRREIVDLDRAARRGEAAAHFGLDATAPTLLVFGGSLGAQRLNEAFGGAWRDVLDAGWQLLHVTGEKSDLADPGAPGYALVRYVDRMDLAFALADFIVSRSGAATVSEISALGIPAVYVPYAVGNGEQSLNAAAAVRAGAARLIPDAEFTADRVRAEIVPLLRDGDGRDAMRAAAARTGTRAGTENVIALLDAALAR from the coding sequence GTGACGACCACGCTTCTGGCCGGCGGCGGTACCGCCGGCCATGTGAACCCCCTGCTCGCCGTGGCCGACGGACTCCGCGCCCGTGATCCCGACGGCGAGGTGCTCGTGCTCGGCACCCGCGAGGGGCTCGAGGCGCGCCTCGTCCCGTTGCGCGGGTACGAGCTCCTCTTCGTCGACAAGGTGCCGTTCCCGCGCCGCCCCGATCGCGCGGCCGCGGCGTTCCCCTCCCGCTTCCGTCGCGCCATCGCACAGGTGCGGCGCGTCATCCGCGAGCGCGGCGTCGACGCCGTCGTCGGATTCGGCGGGTACGCGTCGGCGCCGGCGTACGTGGCGGCGCGCTGGGAGCGCATCCCGTTCGTCGTGCACGAGGCCAACGCGCGCCCCGGGCTCGCGAACGTGCTGGGCGCCCGGGCGGCGGCCGGGGTGGGCGTGGCGTTCGAGGGGACGCCGTTGCGCGGCGCGCGCGTCGTCGGCATGCCGCTCCGCCGCGAGATCGTCGACCTCGACCGCGCTGCCCGGCGTGGCGAGGCGGCCGCGCACTTCGGACTGGATGCCACGGCCCCCACGCTCCTCGTCTTCGGCGGGTCGCTCGGGGCGCAGCGCCTGAACGAGGCGTTCGGCGGTGCGTGGCGCGATGTGCTCGACGCCGGCTGGCAGCTGCTGCACGTCACCGGCGAGAAGTCCGACCTCGCCGATCCGGGCGCGCCCGGCTACGCGCTCGTGCGCTACGTCGACCGCATGGATCTCGCGTTCGCCCTCGCGGATTTCATCGTGTCCCGTTCGGGCGCGGCCACGGTGAGCGAGATCAGTGCCCTCGGGATCCCCGCCGTCTACGTGCCGTACGCGGTCGGCAACGGCGAGCAGAGCCTGAACGCCGCGGCCGCCGTCCGGGCGGGCGCCGCACGCCTCATCCCCGACGCAGAGTTCACCGCCGACCGCGTCCGGGCCGAGATCGTCCCGCTCCTCCGCGACGGCGACGGGCGGGATGCCATGCGCGCCGCTGCGGCGCGGACGGGGACGCGCGCGGGCACCGAGAACGTCATCGCCCTCCTCGACGCCGCCCTCGCCCGCTGA
- the murC gene encoding UDP-N-acetylmuramate--L-alanine ligase → MIRPDLSLPIPESITSAHFIGVGGSGMSGLARMFLDRGIRVSGSDRADSAALRDLAARGATVHVGHDAAHLGDADTVVHTGAIWPENPEFVTAKQRGLHVIHRSQALHWLIGGRRLVSVAGAHGKTTSTGMIVTALRALDADPTFVNGGVIADLGASSGTGSDELFVIEADESDGTFLLYDTSVALITNVDPDHLDHYGSREAFDAAFARFADAAREAVVISADDAGARAVRERITHPNVVTFGEDAAADVRLTDVRTDGPVSFTVSAGEESADVRLRVPGAHNAVNAAGAVAVLTVLGYGLADAAKAVEGFGGTVRRFELHGVQRGVSVYDDYAHHPTEVAAALSAARTVVGDGRIIAIQQPHTYSRTQEMYREFAEVLESLADHTVMLDVYGAREDPVPGVTGELVSGAFADPAHVHYVPDWQSAAEYTAAIARPGDYVITLGCGNVYQIIPQVLEALSRTEAAAV, encoded by the coding sequence ATGATCAGACCCGACCTGAGCCTCCCCATCCCCGAGTCCATCACCTCCGCGCACTTCATCGGAGTGGGCGGCTCGGGCATGTCCGGCCTCGCGCGCATGTTCCTCGACCGCGGCATCCGGGTCTCCGGCTCCGACCGCGCCGACAGTGCGGCGTTGCGCGATCTCGCCGCCCGCGGCGCGACGGTCCACGTCGGTCACGACGCCGCCCACCTCGGCGACGCCGACACGGTCGTGCACACCGGCGCCATCTGGCCCGAGAACCCCGAGTTCGTCACGGCGAAGCAGCGCGGACTCCACGTCATCCACCGCTCGCAGGCGCTGCACTGGCTCATCGGCGGGCGTCGCCTCGTCTCGGTCGCGGGCGCGCACGGCAAGACCACCTCGACCGGCATGATCGTGACCGCGCTGCGCGCGCTCGACGCCGACCCGACGTTCGTCAACGGCGGGGTCATCGCCGACCTCGGCGCCTCCAGCGGCACCGGCTCCGACGAGCTGTTCGTCATCGAGGCCGACGAGTCCGACGGCACCTTCCTGCTGTACGACACCTCCGTGGCGCTCATCACGAACGTCGACCCCGACCACCTCGATCACTACGGCTCGCGCGAAGCCTTCGACGCCGCGTTCGCCCGCTTCGCCGACGCGGCCCGCGAAGCGGTCGTCATCTCGGCCGACGACGCCGGTGCTCGGGCGGTGCGCGAACGCATCACCCACCCGAACGTCGTCACCTTCGGCGAGGATGCCGCGGCCGACGTGCGGCTGACCGACGTCCGCACCGACGGGCCGGTGTCCTTCACGGTGTCCGCGGGCGAGGAGAGCGCCGACGTGCGTCTGCGGGTGCCCGGGGCGCACAACGCGGTGAACGCGGCCGGCGCGGTCGCCGTGCTCACCGTGCTCGGCTACGGTCTCGCGGACGCCGCGAAGGCCGTGGAGGGGTTCGGCGGCACCGTCCGCCGCTTCGAACTGCACGGTGTCCAGCGCGGGGTGAGCGTCTACGACGACTACGCCCACCATCCCACCGAGGTCGCGGCGGCCCTCTCCGCGGCGCGGACGGTCGTCGGTGACGGGCGCATCATCGCGATCCAGCAGCCGCACACGTACTCCCGCACGCAGGAGATGTACCGCGAGTTCGCCGAGGTGCTCGAGTCCCTCGCGGACCACACGGTCATGCTCGACGTGTACGGCGCGCGCGAAGACCCCGTGCCGGGCGTGACGGGGGAGCTCGTCAGCGGCGCGTTCGCCGATCCCGCGCACGTGCACTACGTGCCCGACTGGCAGAGCGCCGCGGAGTACACCGCGGCCATCGCCCGACCCGGCGACTACGTCATCACCCTCGGGTGCGGCAACGTGTACCAGATCATCCCGCAGGTGCTCGAGGCGCTTTCCCGCACCGAGGCCGCGGCGGTCTGA
- a CDS encoding FtsQ-type POTRA domain-containing protein — MRRPSPLPPNPGSSSGAPRDPEPSAPAGRETREAEVVALPLPPAGGESEPDAGELGLRDVWRASRARRRALRAEVRRFTVRQRRRRRVWIGVGIAFVVMVLGTAGAAYSPLFAVERVDVVGTSQLDAATVADALSSQVGTPLAMVDDSAVKAALVRFPLVESYTLEARPPHDLVVRIVERTPVGVVQTPAGYTLVDAAGVVLSTTPTAPDGQPVIDAAGGTDAEPFHAVGRVMRALPDGIRSQVTAVSATTPDDVTLTLGATGTKVVWGSADRSAEKARVLDLLMQKSPPDRTKEYDVTSPEAGVLR; from the coding sequence GTGCGCCGGCCCTCGCCCCTGCCCCCGAACCCCGGGTCGTCGTCGGGCGCTCCCCGCGATCCCGAGCCTTCGGCGCCGGCCGGTCGTGAGACGCGTGAGGCGGAGGTCGTCGCGCTGCCCCTGCCGCCCGCGGGCGGCGAGTCCGAGCCGGATGCCGGGGAGCTGGGGCTCCGCGACGTGTGGCGCGCGTCGCGTGCGCGTCGTCGCGCGCTGCGCGCGGAGGTCCGCCGCTTCACCGTGCGCCAGCGCCGCCGTCGTCGGGTGTGGATCGGCGTCGGCATCGCCTTCGTGGTGATGGTCCTGGGGACCGCGGGCGCCGCCTACAGCCCGCTCTTCGCGGTCGAACGGGTCGACGTCGTGGGCACGTCCCAGTTGGATGCCGCGACGGTCGCGGACGCTCTGAGCAGTCAGGTCGGTACGCCGCTGGCGATGGTGGACGACAGCGCCGTGAAGGCGGCGCTGGTGCGCTTCCCGCTCGTGGAGTCGTACACCCTCGAGGCGCGACCACCCCACGATCTCGTCGTCCGGATCGTCGAGCGCACCCCCGTCGGAGTCGTTCAGACGCCCGCGGGCTACACCCTCGTGGATGCCGCCGGGGTCGTGCTGTCGACCACTCCGACCGCGCCGGACGGCCAGCCGGTGATCGATGCGGCGGGCGGGACGGATGCGGAGCCGTTCCACGCCGTCGGACGCGTCATGCGCGCTCTGCCCGACGGCATCCGTTCGCAGGTGACGGCGGTGTCCGCGACCACCCCCGACGATGTGACGCTGACCCTCGGAGCCACGGGCACGAAGGTCGTGTGGGGGAGCGCCGACCGCTCCGCCGAGAAGGCGCGCGTGCTCGACCTGCTGATGCAGAAGAGCCCGCCCGATCGCACCAAGGAGTACGACGTCACGTCTCCCGAGGCGGGCGTGCTCCGCTGA